From one Paenibacillus sp. FSL K6-1330 genomic stretch:
- a CDS encoding sugar ABC transporter permease, which produces MGNTLNDNAALKADPMPHGKPARKRKWDHEGRWGLLMASPYFLHFIIFVAGPLAASLYFSFSDYDMLNPPEWSGLDNFRRMAEDSMFWRSLWNTLYFAVLFVPLQTFLALVLAVALNQRLKGLKWFRMAHFIPVISSWTVILYVADAIFNPRFGLANTLLAKLGLEGQGWLQDPKLAIPLLVFIAVWKGIGYIMVIYLAGLQSVPGDLYEAAEIDGAGALRKFRYITVPLISPTTFLVVIMSTISTFQAFEQIYVLTGRGDISSAGGPNNSSLVMMLYLYREGFTFMRMGYASAIAWVLFMILFLLTLIQLRGQKKWVHYD; this is translated from the coding sequence ATGGGCAATACATTAAACGACAATGCAGCACTCAAAGCCGATCCGATGCCGCACGGAAAGCCCGCCCGAAAACGGAAATGGGATCATGAGGGGAGATGGGGGCTGCTCATGGCCTCCCCCTATTTTCTCCACTTTATCATCTTTGTGGCAGGTCCTCTCGCCGCATCCCTGTACTTCAGCTTTTCCGATTACGATATGCTGAATCCGCCCGAGTGGAGCGGACTGGATAATTTCCGGCGCATGGCCGAGGATTCGATGTTCTGGCGTTCTCTGTGGAACACCTTGTATTTTGCGGTTCTGTTCGTACCGCTCCAGACTTTTCTCGCTTTAGTACTGGCTGTCGCGCTAAACCAGCGTTTGAAAGGGCTTAAATGGTTTCGAATGGCCCATTTTATTCCGGTGATCTCCTCATGGACCGTCATCCTGTACGTCGCCGACGCCATATTCAACCCTCGCTTCGGTCTGGCGAACACGCTGCTTGCCAAGCTGGGGCTGGAAGGGCAAGGCTGGCTGCAGGATCCGAAGTTGGCCATTCCGCTGCTTGTCTTCATCGCGGTCTGGAAAGGGATCGGCTATATTATGGTCATTTATCTGGCGGGTCTGCAGAGCGTTCCCGGGGATCTGTATGAAGCCGCGGAGATCGACGGCGCAGGAGCTCTGCGAAAATTCCGCTACATTACGGTTCCGTTGATCTCGCCGACCACGTTCCTGGTGGTCATTATGAGCACGATTTCAACCTTCCAGGCATTTGAACAGATTTATGTACTAACCGGCAGAGGCGACATCAGCTCGGCGGGAGGCCCGAATAACTCCAGTCTGGTCATGATGCTGTATTTATATCGTGAAGGGTTCACGTTTATGAGGATGGGGTATGCTTCCGCCATTGCCTGGGTGCTGTTCATGATCCTCTTCCTGTTGACGCTGATACAGCTCAGGGGTCAGAAGAAGTGGGTGCACTATGACTGA
- a CDS encoding carbohydrate ABC transporter permease, producing the protein MRRKLLGKSIGYVLIGISSLIMIVPFLSALMNSLKTYKEYTTVPPRWIPEVFQWSNYAQVFQLGNIGGYTLNSIFVAVLSVVGALISCSMVGYAFARLRFPLKSALFVMVLGTMMIPAVVIIIPHFIIFNKLNMLDTLTPLWIIEWLAQPFGIFLMRQAFMNIPKEYEEAAKMEGCNPFQIYLRIFIPMARPTLATLAIFTFMGKWNEILTPVIYLTSNEKYTLPIGILSLSGQWTGNEQLMIAAALVSLVPILLVFLFAEKYFVQNHNMAGIK; encoded by the coding sequence ATGAGAAGAAAGCTGCTGGGAAAAAGCATCGGTTACGTGCTGATCGGGATCAGCTCGCTCATCATGATCGTGCCGTTTCTGTCGGCGCTCATGAATTCATTGAAAACCTACAAGGAATATACAACCGTTCCGCCCCGCTGGATTCCCGAGGTATTCCAGTGGTCTAACTACGCGCAGGTGTTTCAGCTTGGGAATATTGGCGGCTACACGTTAAACAGCATCTTCGTAGCCGTATTGTCCGTCGTCGGCGCACTGATCTCCTGCTCGATGGTCGGTTATGCGTTCGCAAGGCTGCGCTTTCCGCTGAAAAGCGCGCTGTTCGTAATGGTGCTGGGAACGATGATGATTCCGGCGGTGGTCATCATCATCCCGCATTTCATCATTTTTAATAAGCTGAACATGCTGGATACGCTTACGCCGCTGTGGATTATCGAATGGCTGGCTCAACCATTTGGGATTTTTCTCATGCGGCAGGCTTTTATGAATATACCTAAGGAGTACGAGGAGGCGGCCAAGATGGAGGGCTGCAATCCGTTCCAGATTTATCTGCGGATCTTTATTCCGATGGCCAGGCCTACGCTGGCGACGCTGGCGATCTTTACATTCATGGGCAAGTGGAACGAGATTTTGACGCCTGTCATTTATTTGACCTCGAATGAGAAGTATACGCTGCCCATCGGCATTCTCTCCTTATCAGGCCAATGGACCGGCAATGAACAGCTTATGATCGCAGCCGCACTGGTCAGTCTCGTTCCAATTCTGCTGGTATTCCTGTTTGCCGAGAAATATTTTGTGCAGAACCACAATATGGCCGGGATTAAATAA
- a CDS encoding sugar phosphate isomerase/epimerase, translating into MKIAAFSGSLIDYSIHEAMSITAGLGFDGIEIACREPHLSPEASLPRVREMKAVAEVHGLEIPALAGYMGYFSTSGDAECAEAYDQFMGLLERAVMLEAGMIRIFQGGPNAFLAEDYHYAKAAFWIRKCAKEARAAGKRIVLEIHNQSLVETTDSALRLLDLIGDDQVGLIHDAGNMYITDTEFGEASVRQLGSRLFHVHIKDERRIGQVGAPGTFKNLTRHGEEFFLQCRLGEGEVDHGGLLRGLREQRYAGWLTLECAAPYPPKERLAYDLSVIKEWLQAVEVSTR; encoded by the coding sequence ATGAAAATAGCGGCATTCAGCGGATCGTTAATCGATTACAGCATCCATGAAGCGATGTCGATCACGGCCGGGCTTGGTTTCGACGGAATCGAAATTGCCTGCCGCGAACCGCACTTAAGTCCGGAAGCTTCGCTGCCGCGAGTTCGCGAAATGAAGGCTGTTGCGGAAGTTCATGGCTTGGAGATTCCGGCATTGGCAGGTTATATGGGATATTTCTCGACAAGCGGAGATGCGGAATGCGCTGAGGCTTATGATCAGTTTATGGGCCTGCTTGAACGCGCGGTGATGTTGGAGGCAGGCATGATCCGGATCTTTCAGGGTGGGCCGAATGCCTTCCTGGCGGAGGATTATCATTATGCCAAGGCGGCTTTCTGGATTCGGAAATGCGCGAAGGAAGCCCGGGCTGCGGGAAAACGGATCGTCCTGGAGATCCACAACCAGAGCCTGGTGGAGACAACGGACAGCGCACTGCGGTTGCTGGATTTGATCGGCGATGATCAGGTTGGCCTGATTCATGATGCAGGGAATATGTACATCACGGACACGGAATTTGGGGAAGCGTCGGTCCGGCAGCTCGGAAGCCGGTTGTTTCATGTGCACATTAAGGATGAACGGCGGATCGGGCAAGTGGGCGCGCCGGGAACGTTCAAGAATTTGACCCGACACGGGGAAGAGTTCTTCCTGCAGTGCCGTCTTGGTGAGGGAGAAGTGGATCACGGCGGGCTGCTCAGGGGACTTCGGGAACAGCGGTACGCAGGTTGGCTTACGCTGGAATGCGCAGCACCCTATCCGCCGAAGGAACGGCTCGCTTATGATCTGTCGGTCATCAAGGAATGGCTGCAGGCTGTGGAGGTGTCGACAAGATGA
- a CDS encoding Gfo/Idh/MocA family oxidoreductase — MTGKARKFGIIGCQHAHIGMFIEEMLALGYECAGVYEPDNKPLARTLAHRYGLELTGDRESLLSDKGVSVIGCAAINYQKMDVIELCELHGKPIMIDKPAVTDRAGLTRLRGVLERGRIEVGMMLTERFRPSLHTVQRMIRAGELGDIVHISMRKPHRLNPEARPAWHFDKSQSGGIINDLFVHDFDLLRWLTGREVETTSGYLAKNILPEHPTFYDTAGVQVFMAGGITAQLYADWHTPAGCWTWGDGRIFITGTRGIVEIRLEGDPLLSSDEAVLVITDQELRSLPLAQPPFSLSQDFLNRVEGEAGFITHDDIYKASEATVTADEEARILIREKGKACGFAAN, encoded by the coding sequence ATGACGGGGAAAGCGCGGAAATTTGGAATCATTGGCTGTCAGCATGCCCACATCGGCATGTTTATCGAGGAGATGCTGGCCCTGGGCTACGAATGTGCAGGCGTATACGAACCGGATAATAAGCCGTTAGCCCGTACTCTTGCCCACCGGTACGGCCTGGAACTGACGGGGGATCGGGAATCGCTGCTGAGCGATAAAGGAGTGAGTGTTATCGGCTGCGCGGCCATTAACTATCAGAAGATGGATGTCATTGAGCTGTGCGAGCTCCATGGCAAACCAATCATGATCGACAAGCCCGCCGTGACGGATCGGGCGGGGCTGACCCGGCTGCGCGGCGTTCTGGAGCGGGGAAGGATCGAGGTAGGCATGATGCTCACCGAGCGCTTTCGTCCTTCCCTGCATACCGTTCAGCGGATGATCCGGGCGGGTGAATTGGGGGACATTGTCCATATCTCGATGCGTAAACCGCATCGGCTGAATCCGGAAGCTCGACCTGCCTGGCACTTTGACAAGTCACAATCCGGGGGCATCATCAACGATCTCTTCGTGCACGATTTTGACCTGTTACGGTGGCTGACGGGCCGGGAAGTGGAGACGACATCCGGTTATCTGGCGAAGAATATACTGCCTGAACATCCGACCTTCTATGATACGGCCGGCGTGCAGGTATTCATGGCTGGCGGCATAACGGCGCAGCTTTACGCGGATTGGCATACACCGGCAGGCTGCTGGACATGGGGAGACGGACGGATATTCATTACGGGGACAAGAGGCATTGTGGAAATTCGGCTGGAAGGAGACCCGTTGCTCTCGAGTGATGAGGCTGTGCTTGTTATCACCGATCAGGAGCTGCGCTCCTTGCCGTTGGCGCAGCCGCCGTTCTCCCTCTCGCAGGATTTTCTGAACCGGGTGGAGGGAGAAGCGGGCTTCATCACGCATGACGATATTTACAAAGCCTCGGAGGCGACGGTAACGGCCGATGAGGAAGCACGGATCCTGATTCGGGAAAAGGGAAAAGCATGCGGTTTCGCTGCAAACTGA
- a CDS encoding Gfo/Idh/MocA family oxidoreductase: MTEETLPVRFGIIGCGIIADIHAQGILNTEEAVLAAVFDTKRESAVKLTAKYGGDICDTLEELLAREDVEVVCICTPSGMHAEQTAMVARAGKHVLAEKPMAIKLDDVERMIEVCAENGVLLATVFPRRMSPQARYARQVIQEGRLGKLSLCSAYVMLFRDQAYYDSAGWRGTWAMDGGGAMMNQGIHTVDMLQWLVGPVASLSAKAKAVLRNIEVEDTVIAALEFESGALGVLEITTTACDGKGQRLVIHGEKGALVIEEDTIVSLEIDGQQIQLPEFEPFKVIPDGHRLQIRDMALAVREGREPVVTGKDGRHSLEIILGTYEASRQHKEIKLQTETPVL, encoded by the coding sequence ATGACGGAGGAAACATTGCCGGTTCGATTCGGAATTATCGGCTGCGGAATTATTGCCGACATTCATGCACAGGGCATTTTGAACACGGAGGAAGCCGTGCTTGCCGCCGTATTTGATACGAAACGGGAATCTGCGGTCAAGCTGACTGCAAAGTACGGAGGAGATATCTGCGATACATTGGAAGAACTGCTGGCACGCGAGGATGTGGAGGTTGTCTGCATCTGCACGCCAAGCGGCATGCACGCAGAGCAGACGGCGATGGTCGCCCGGGCGGGCAAACATGTGCTGGCGGAGAAGCCGATGGCGATCAAGCTTGACGATGTCGAGCGCATGATCGAGGTATGTGCGGAGAATGGTGTGCTGCTGGCAACCGTCTTTCCGAGGCGCATGTCCCCGCAGGCCCGATACGCCCGGCAGGTCATTCAAGAAGGACGGCTTGGGAAGCTTAGCTTATGCTCGGCGTATGTCATGCTGTTCCGCGATCAAGCCTATTATGACAGCGCAGGCTGGCGCGGGACCTGGGCGATGGATGGCGGCGGGGCCATGATGAATCAGGGAATTCACACGGTGGATATGCTGCAATGGCTCGTTGGGCCTGTTGCGTCCTTGTCCGCGAAAGCCAAAGCCGTGCTGCGCAATATCGAAGTCGAAGATACCGTTATCGCTGCGCTTGAATTTGAAAGCGGCGCGCTGGGCGTGCTGGAGATCACGACGACGGCCTGCGACGGGAAAGGGCAGCGGCTGGTCATCCATGGCGAGAAGGGCGCGCTTGTCATTGAGGAGGATACGATTGTATCCCTTGAAATTGATGGCCAGCAGATTCAGCTGCCTGAGTTCGAGCCCTTTAAAGTTATACCTGACGGACACCGGCTGCAAATTCGAGATATGGCGCTTGCCGTTCGCGAAGGCCGCGAGCCTGTAGTCACCGGGAAGGACGGCCGACATTCATTGGAGATTATTCTTGGCACATACGAAGCTTCCCGGCAGCACAAGGAAATCAAACTGCAGACCGAAACACCGGTATTGTAG
- a CDS encoding glucosamine-6-phosphate deaminase — protein MMSQRSIKPVLEDVQDQLKVRVYDQREAMGKAAAADIGAAMQRLLAEKEHIRIVFAAAPSQNECLAALVQSEGLDWSRVTAFHMDEYIGLPPSAPQRFGNFLSRQLFDLVSPGEVHLIDGMNDPEAECDRYSGLITAAPIDMVVLGIGENGHIAFNDPPVADFADPLWVKRVKLDEDCRRQQVNDGCFASLEEVPEYALTLTIPALMSGAHLFCVVPGASKRAAVQRTLHGDIHEACPASILRRHADCKLYVDRESYGEIRNG, from the coding sequence ATGATGTCTCAGCGCAGCATAAAGCCTGTTCTTGAAGACGTTCAAGATCAACTGAAGGTCCGCGTTTATGACCAGCGCGAAGCGATGGGGAAAGCGGCGGCCGCCGATATCGGCGCGGCCATGCAGCGCCTTCTGGCAGAGAAAGAACACATTCGCATCGTCTTTGCGGCTGCCCCATCCCAGAATGAATGCCTGGCGGCGCTGGTTCAATCGGAAGGATTGGACTGGAGTAGGGTCACGGCTTTTCATATGGATGAATACATCGGCCTTCCTCCGTCGGCACCGCAGCGGTTCGGGAACTTTTTGTCTCGGCAGCTGTTTGATCTGGTATCTCCAGGAGAGGTGCATTTGATCGACGGCATGAATGATCCTGAGGCGGAGTGCGACAGATACAGCGGATTGATTACTGCTGCGCCGATCGATATGGTGGTCCTGGGTATTGGCGAGAACGGGCATATCGCCTTCAACGATCCGCCCGTTGCCGATTTTGCGGATCCGTTATGGGTAAAGCGGGTGAAGCTGGACGAGGATTGCCGCCGACAGCAGGTGAATGACGGCTGTTTCGCAAGCTTGGAGGAGGTTCCGGAATACGCCCTTACGCTCACCATTCCGGCGTTAATGTCAGGTGCCCATCTGTTCTGCGTCGTTCCGGGTGCAAGCAAGCGGGCAGCGGTACAAAGGACGCTGCACGGCGATATACACGAGGCCTGTCCTGCCAGCATTCTTCGAAGGCATGCGGATTGCAAGCTGTACGTGGACCGGGAGTCGTATGGGGAAATCCGGAATGGATAG
- a CDS encoding amidohydrolase family protein: protein MDSHALVRVGRHYATGKRIKLTWTPDGRIEQMLPHDGDEDAWIAPGLVDLQINGGYGHDFNSLPLTTETVIQATRRLWEKGITLYYPTVITNGDEEIEHLLRVIDAACLEDEAVGSTIGGIHLEGPFLSPEEGPRGAHDSRYIKAPDWALFSRWQAASGNRIRIVTLSPEWPEAASFIRSCIEAGITVSIGHTAATPAQIRVAVEAGATMSTHLGNGAHLTLPRHPNYIWEQLAQDQLWAGIIADGYHLPDSVIKVMLRAKSSKALLVSDAVYLSGMPPGEYETHIGGNVVLTPEGRLHLARKPELLAGSAMMLADAVWRLAQSGLCTFPEAWDMASTLPAQAMGKADHYGLKRGAQADFVVLEKEEGSLRIVETFKGGHSVYQREC from the coding sequence ATGGATAGCCATGCCCTTGTTCGTGTGGGCCGTCATTACGCAACAGGTAAGCGGATAAAGCTAACATGGACTCCTGACGGCCGGATCGAGCAGATGCTTCCGCACGATGGTGACGAGGACGCCTGGATCGCTCCCGGACTTGTTGATCTTCAGATTAACGGCGGGTACGGCCATGATTTCAACTCCTTGCCGCTCACAACGGAGACGGTTATCCAGGCAACCCGGCGTTTATGGGAAAAGGGTATAACGCTTTACTACCCAACCGTCATTACCAATGGCGATGAAGAGATCGAACATTTGCTGCGGGTTATCGACGCCGCTTGCCTGGAGGATGAAGCAGTCGGTTCAACCATTGGCGGGATTCATTTGGAGGGCCCCTTCCTTTCTCCGGAAGAAGGGCCCAGGGGAGCCCATGATTCCCGGTACATCAAAGCGCCTGATTGGGCGTTGTTTTCAAGATGGCAGGCGGCATCGGGAAATCGGATTCGGATCGTGACGCTATCGCCAGAGTGGCCGGAAGCTGCGAGTTTTATCCGGTCGTGCATAGAGGCGGGAATCACGGTATCGATCGGGCATACCGCCGCGACGCCTGCGCAAATTCGAGTAGCCGTGGAAGCAGGAGCGACGATGTCCACTCATCTTGGAAATGGCGCGCATCTGACGCTGCCGCGCCATCCGAATTATATATGGGAGCAGCTTGCGCAAGATCAGCTGTGGGCCGGGATCATCGCGGATGGGTACCATCTGCCGGACTCGGTCATCAAAGTGATGCTCCGCGCCAAGTCCTCCAAAGCGCTGCTAGTCAGCGATGCCGTCTATTTAAGCGGTATGCCGCCAGGCGAATACGAGACCCATATCGGCGGCAATGTCGTATTAACACCCGAAGGCCGATTGCATCTCGCCCGCAAGCCCGAGCTGTTGGCCGGTTCGGCCATGATGCTTGCCGATGCGGTATGGCGGCTGGCTCAGTCAGGGCTGTGCACGTTTCCTGAAGCTTGGGACATGGCTTCAACGCTGCCAGCGCAGGCCATGGGGAAAGCAGACCATTATGGATTAAAGAGAGGGGCGCAGGCCGACTTCGTGGTGTTGGAGAAGGAAGAGGGAAGTCTTCGCATTGTGGAGACGTTCAAGGGAGGCCATTCGGTTTACCAAAGGGAATGTTAG
- a CDS encoding response regulator transcription factor, which translates to MAAILIVEDEVSINELIKRNLQLVGHQCTSVLDGEAAISEIQCHNYDLIILDVMLPEFDGFEVFKEVHGTPTIFLTARNSLSDRITGFSMGADDYLTKPFEMLELLARVEAVLRRTQKNKKCFEAGEVRIDFDGRQVFYKGELVECTPKEYELLEVLVNNRNIALSRERLLELVWGHDYEGETRTIDVHIQRLRKKLGWENVIKTVYKLGYRLEVSR; encoded by the coding sequence GTGGCAGCGATTTTAATAGTTGAGGATGAAGTATCAATCAATGAATTGATTAAACGAAATTTGCAGCTTGTGGGGCATCAGTGCACTTCGGTTTTGGATGGTGAAGCTGCGATTTCTGAAATACAATGCCATAACTATGATCTGATCATTTTGGATGTGATGCTGCCTGAATTTGACGGGTTTGAAGTGTTTAAAGAAGTACATGGCACTCCCACCATTTTCTTAACGGCACGTAACAGCTTATCGGATCGAATAACAGGCTTTTCCATGGGGGCTGACGATTATTTGACCAAGCCCTTTGAAATGCTGGAGCTATTGGCTCGTGTCGAAGCGGTGCTGCGGCGAACCCAAAAAAATAAAAAATGCTTTGAAGCGGGAGAGGTGAGGATTGATTTTGATGGCCGTCAGGTATTTTATAAGGGAGAGCTTGTGGAATGCACACCGAAAGAATATGAGTTGCTGGAAGTGCTTGTAAACAACCGCAATATTGCATTGTCCAGGGAGCGGCTTCTGGAGCTCGTGTGGGGCCATGATTATGAAGGCGAAACCCGGACGATTGATGTTCATATCCAAAGACTGAGGAAAAAATTAGGTTGGGAGAACGTGATCAAAACCGTCTATAAGCTGGGTTACCGCTTGGAGGTAAGCCGATGA
- a CDS encoding HAMP domain-containing sensor histidine kinase, with the protein MKYRTFLTTLVLFLFSFNLGIFIISVASFKDTVHRAEERSLGEHYFITSALIKDFRAVESRGVHIEGSLASLLQPYSYLSGDQKVKLALYKGEQLAYSNRLEMVLPSRFLEPPKDGNRLVAMQKTGGHSYVIVSGKLPAPYDSYTMVYLYDATDAITAWKHMKNVLFFAGFILSCLLALGLMLLLNRIFKPLSQISQTSRNIAAGAYETRLPVSGRDELSEMAQSFNHMAYEIQRQMTELIDAADKKQQFIDNFAHELRTPLTAIYGYAEYMQKAALTEDERLSAISYIMSESRRMQTMSYQLLELANLKNDEIGWEAQNVTGLFRSVQQTLHSKITEKDIQIEFICEIDAVWGDACLLQSLFVNLIDNAIKACSTGGHIVVRAAIEAGKKTVYIQDNGKGMSAEILRHITEPFYRGEKSRNRRDGGAGLGLAICQQIVLRHRAELAFTSHPGEGTTVKVIFTTS; encoded by the coding sequence ATGAAATATAGAACCTTTTTAACGACGCTTGTGCTTTTTCTGTTCTCCTTCAATCTCGGGATATTTATCATTTCTGTCGCTTCATTCAAAGATACGGTTCATCGAGCAGAAGAAAGAAGTTTGGGCGAACATTATTTTATTACGTCTGCGCTTATAAAGGATTTTCGTGCAGTGGAGAGCCGCGGAGTTCATATTGAGGGCTCATTGGCTTCTCTGCTCCAACCCTACAGTTATCTGTCCGGGGATCAGAAGGTTAAGCTGGCGCTTTACAAGGGCGAACAGCTTGCCTACTCCAATCGGCTGGAAATGGTATTGCCGAGCCGTTTTTTGGAGCCGCCGAAGGACGGAAATCGTTTGGTTGCGATGCAAAAAACAGGTGGCCATTCCTATGTCATTGTTTCGGGGAAGCTTCCTGCGCCATATGATTCCTATACCATGGTCTATCTTTATGATGCGACAGATGCCATCACCGCATGGAAACATATGAAAAACGTGCTGTTTTTCGCAGGATTTATTCTTTCCTGTCTGCTTGCGCTTGGTCTTATGTTATTACTTAATCGAATATTCAAGCCACTGTCGCAGATTTCCCAAACCTCCCGTAATATCGCAGCGGGTGCATATGAAACCAGGCTTCCGGTATCCGGGCGTGATGAGCTGTCCGAAATGGCACAAAGCTTCAATCATATGGCGTATGAAATCCAGCGTCAAATGACGGAGCTTATCGACGCCGCGGACAAAAAGCAGCAGTTTATTGATAATTTTGCCCATGAACTCCGTACACCCTTGACCGCAATCTATGGATACGCCGAATATATGCAAAAGGCTGCCCTGACTGAGGACGAGAGGCTGTCCGCGATCAGCTATATCATGTCGGAAAGCCGGCGTATGCAGACGATGTCCTATCAATTACTCGAATTGGCGAATCTTAAAAACGATGAGATTGGCTGGGAAGCACAGAATGTAACCGGTCTCTTTCGATCTGTCCAACAGACACTGCATAGTAAAATTACGGAAAAAGATATACAAATCGAGTTTATTTGTGAAATAGATGCTGTGTGGGGAGACGCCTGCTTGCTGCAAAGTCTGTTTGTCAATCTGATTGACAATGCGATAAAGGCATGCAGCACGGGCGGACATATCGTAGTGCGTGCCGCCATAGAGGCCGGAAAGAAGACGGTTTATATCCAGGATAACGGAAAAGGGATGAGCGCTGAAATACTCCGGCATATTACAGAACCTTTTTATCGCGGAGAGAAATCACGAAACCGCAGGGACGGCGGCGCCGGATTAGGCTTGGCCATCTGTCAACAGATCGTCTTGCGTCACCGCGCGGAGCTTGCGTTTACGAGCCATCCCGGGGAAGGAACGACAGTCAAAGTAATTTTTACAACTTCATAA